One part of the Neodiprion virginianus isolate iyNeoVirg1 chromosome 3, iyNeoVirg1.1, whole genome shotgun sequence genome encodes these proteins:
- the LOC124299961 gene encoding cobalamin trafficking protein CblD, which yields MLCSKILQRNCNATSVSFILKAKYSRRSQKNTSTYKVVKSNNEPLEDVENTVFGANPNWELLAPRGFRFYLPGSVGPGWLDASTTAQVETRSIVLDDENSIENLMEAANTFPQHSDTYESVPKKSDDTLLESSRPVLHCVAQECPVLLRKGITELFPGCMEINSPQLTIMTISQKPNLETMRWSKEVETEKLAKYFLLAASDICTKLKMVGYWADFINPFSGQPFLNPHKNGTLYKTDERFRCLGFKIEQKRFCKVISIDSDQTNFIGSLYTTAPPSTEFLKELVNDLNEQ from the exons ATGCTTTGCTCCAAAATATTGCAAAGAAATTGCAACGCTACCTCCGTCAGTTTCATTTTGAAGGCTAAGTACTCACGACGCAGTCAAAAGAATACAAGTACATACAAGGTCGTTAAATCCAACAACGAACCGCTCGAAG ATGTGGAAAACACTGTATTTGGGGCAAATCCCAACTGGGAGTTATTGGCGCCAAGGGGCTTCCGATTTTATTTACCTGGCAGTGTTGGTCCTGGCTGGCTAGATGCTTCGACAACAGCTCAGGTGGAAACGCGTTCAATAGTGTTAGATGATGAGAATAGCATTGAGAATTTGATGGAAGCAGCCAATACTTTTCCGCAACACTCAGATACGTATGAATCTGTACCGAAAAAATCTGACGATACTTTACTTGAATCTAGTCGACCCGTTTTACATTGTGTGGCTCAAGAATGCCCAGTATTGTTAAGAAAAGGTATAACCGAGTTATTCCCCGGATGTATGGAGATAAACTCGCCACAGTTAACGATAATGACCATCAGTCAAAAACCAAATCTTGAAACAATGAGGTGGAGCAAAGAAGTTGAAACTGAAAAGTTAGCGAAATAT TTCCTTCTTGCAGCGTCTGATATCTGTACTAAGCTCAAAATGGTTGGCTACTGGGCTGATTTTATAAATCCATTCAGTGGACAGCCGTTCTTGAACCCGCATAAAAATGGTACTCTTTATAAAACAGATGAGCGTTTCAGATGCCTTGGATTTAAAATTGAACAGAAAAGATTCTGCAAGGTCATCTCAATTGACAGTGATCAAACGAATTTTATCG GGAGTCTTTATACAACGGCACCCCCCAGCACGGAGTTTTTAAAGGAACTTGTGAATGATCTAAACGAGCAATGA